A genome region from Micromonospora inyonensis includes the following:
- a CDS encoding serine/threonine-protein kinase has protein sequence MVPGTSLKDRYRLGRFPLAHKGMGEVWPGQDTLLDRAVIVKFVNAARPDVDLVRRFRREALLTARLDHPGVPAIYDLGEHAGQPYVVLQKIDGITLTDLIGEQGPLPPGWAAAIGAQVCAVLLAARQIGLVHRDIKPSNVMLDTSGAVKVLDFGLAVVRDDDRYSRITLTGHALGTVGYMAPEQVLGEPTDHRTDLYGLGATLFDLLTGSPPFDEVTTTTTLRRQIDGPPPRPTQLRPGIPDELDDLVHTLLAIDPRDRPATAADVYAVLAPFCHDLPPIPGVLTDTAGAVRAYAAIVGRVPPHTRPTATDTAEPTPLDVRLAAKQAEQLHAAGEYRAAARQWRHLAAQHARQHGDDDPLVFDFRLGVARAHRALGEHSRASRLFQELLEDRARAEGPEHPAVLRLRQEIARLSEESSPPAPRQPS, from the coding sequence GTGGTCCCCGGTACGAGCCTCAAGGACAGGTACCGGCTGGGCCGGTTTCCGTTGGCTCACAAGGGCATGGGTGAGGTCTGGCCCGGCCAGGACACCTTGCTCGACCGTGCCGTCATCGTGAAGTTCGTCAACGCCGCCAGGCCGGACGTGGACCTGGTGCGCCGCTTCCGACGGGAGGCACTGCTGACCGCACGGCTCGACCACCCCGGCGTACCCGCCATCTACGACCTCGGCGAGCATGCCGGCCAGCCGTACGTCGTCCTCCAGAAGATCGACGGAATCACGCTCACCGACCTGATCGGCGAACAGGGGCCGCTCCCGCCGGGGTGGGCCGCCGCCATCGGGGCGCAGGTCTGCGCCGTCCTGCTCGCCGCACGGCAGATCGGCCTGGTGCACCGGGACATCAAGCCGAGCAACGTCATGCTGGACACGAGCGGCGCGGTGAAGGTGCTCGACTTCGGCCTGGCGGTCGTACGGGACGACGACCGCTACTCCAGGATCACCCTGACCGGGCACGCTCTCGGCACGGTGGGCTACATGGCGCCGGAGCAGGTCCTCGGGGAGCCCACCGACCACCGCACCGACCTGTACGGCCTGGGGGCCACGCTCTTCGACCTGCTCACCGGCTCTCCGCCCTTCGACGAGGTGACCACCACGACCACGCTGCGGCGTCAGATCGACGGTCCTCCGCCGCGCCCCACCCAGCTACGACCCGGCATCCCCGACGAACTCGACGACCTGGTGCACACGCTGTTGGCGATCGATCCCCGAGACCGGCCCGCCACCGCCGCCGACGTCTACGCGGTGCTGGCACCGTTCTGCCACGACCTGCCGCCGATTCCCGGCGTGCTCACCGACACCGCCGGGGCGGTACGGGCCTACGCCGCGATCGTGGGACGGGTACCCCCGCACACCCGCCCCACCGCGACGGACACCGCCGAGCCGACCCCTCTCGACGTGAGACTGGCCGCCAAGCAGGCGGAACAGCTGCACGCCGCAGGCGAGTACCGGGCTGCCGCACGGCAGTGGCGGCACCTGGCCGCCCAGCACGCACGGCAGCACGGCGACGACGACCCGCTGGTGTTCGACTTCCGGCTCGGGGTCGCTCGCGCCCACCGCGCGCTCGGCGAACACAGCCGGGCGTCGCGACTGTTCCAGGAACTCCTGGAGGACCGGGCTCGGGCGGAGGGGCCGGAGCATCCGGCGGTGCTGCGCCTGCGCCAGGAAATCGCGCGCCTCAGCGAGGAGTCCTCACCCCCAGCTCCGCGTCAGCCCTCCTGA
- a CDS encoding N-6 DNA methylase: MTDEPIMAPNEATLTASGIARLASVGRAAVSNWRRRYADFPAPVGGTPTSPSFDAREVEHWLRRHGRLHHAGTEQWAWRHIESYQPATQISDILGVAGALLLVRADQTTTTDTDLPTPRQLVNHLHVLDPGLAELIGGVLPGQWTAQLTTLLRTVDQLGAEQGPEAAFEHLHNQYVSSAHSLSGLAGTPDVVADVMLTLAGSGARTFDFTSGTGSLLRMAADRALRNGTPTRCYAQEINRQYAVITLLRLWFVHLRARHTGHDVEPPVVRIGDSLLGDALPDLQADVVVANFPFGIHDWGHDRLAYDPRWTYGLPPRTEPELAWVQHALAHLSPGGTVVVLMPPAAAARPAGRRVRAELIRRGALRAIIALPAGLMPPAGIGLHVWVLTPSDPHQPHAADLLVVDTTTESATRPLAEIVGTAWRAHQSDDRAELPGVHRTVPAIELLDDQVDLTPQRHLPQASELVATPAQIIARMNEFDRLLDDMRRILPAVRETSAAPLREAPQADLADLIRSGSITVQRTAIRSRTTGVTSSVAVLTAADVLAGSPATGSAARSANDDPGPQVAAGDILVPVIGRKISARVATPAQIGATLGPSVQLIRVDTDRFDPWFVAGVMSRPDNARIAGRASSTANGALRIDIRRLAIPVVPLDQQQAYGRAFRQLVEFRAALDQAAAAGAALASEIGDGLTTGALGLAPPSVPAARAR, from the coding sequence GTGACAGATGAGCCGATCATGGCCCCGAACGAGGCCACCCTGACCGCAAGTGGCATCGCGCGACTGGCCAGCGTCGGCAGGGCCGCGGTCAGCAACTGGCGCCGCCGGTACGCCGACTTCCCAGCACCCGTGGGCGGCACGCCGACGAGTCCGTCGTTCGACGCGCGGGAAGTCGAGCACTGGCTGCGCCGCCACGGCCGGCTGCACCACGCCGGCACCGAACAATGGGCCTGGCGACACATCGAGAGCTACCAGCCCGCGACGCAGATCAGCGACATCCTCGGGGTCGCCGGCGCGCTACTGCTCGTCCGCGCCGACCAGACCACGACCACCGACACCGACCTGCCCACGCCGAGGCAGCTCGTCAATCACCTGCACGTCCTCGATCCCGGACTGGCCGAGCTCATCGGTGGCGTCCTTCCGGGACAGTGGACCGCGCAGCTCACCACGCTGCTTCGCACAGTCGACCAACTCGGGGCGGAACAGGGCCCCGAAGCCGCCTTCGAGCACCTGCACAACCAGTACGTGTCCTCAGCCCACTCACTGTCCGGCCTCGCCGGCACACCGGACGTCGTCGCCGACGTGATGCTGACCCTCGCCGGCTCCGGAGCCCGCACCTTCGACTTCACCAGCGGTACCGGGTCGCTCCTGCGAATGGCCGCCGACCGGGCCCTGCGGAACGGCACGCCCACCCGGTGCTATGCGCAGGAGATCAACCGGCAGTACGCGGTGATCACCCTGCTGCGGCTGTGGTTCGTGCACCTGCGTGCCCGGCACACCGGGCACGACGTGGAGCCGCCCGTCGTACGAATCGGCGACAGCCTGCTCGGAGACGCCCTACCCGACCTGCAGGCCGACGTCGTCGTGGCGAACTTTCCGTTCGGAATTCACGACTGGGGTCACGACCGTCTCGCGTACGACCCCCGCTGGACGTACGGGCTTCCCCCGCGTACCGAACCCGAACTTGCCTGGGTGCAACACGCGCTGGCGCATCTCTCCCCCGGCGGCACCGTCGTCGTCCTCATGCCCCCGGCTGCCGCGGCGCGCCCCGCAGGCCGCCGGGTTCGCGCAGAACTGATCCGCCGCGGCGCACTACGCGCGATCATCGCGCTCCCCGCCGGCCTGATGCCGCCAGCCGGCATCGGACTGCACGTCTGGGTCCTCACCCCGTCTGATCCGCACCAGCCACACGCTGCCGACCTGCTCGTGGTCGACACCACCACGGAATCCGCCACCCGGCCCCTCGCCGAAATCGTCGGCACCGCATGGCGTGCCCACCAGTCCGACGACCGCGCGGAACTGCCCGGCGTCCACCGCACCGTTCCCGCCATCGAACTGCTCGACGACCAGGTCGACCTGACACCGCAACGCCACCTACCGCAGGCCAGCGAACTCGTCGCCACACCGGCACAGATCATCGCCAGAATGAACGAGTTCGACCGGCTCCTCGACGACATGCGGCGCATCCTGCCCGCAGTACGCGAGACATCGGCAGCGCCGCTACGCGAGGCTCCCCAAGCCGACCTCGCCGACCTGATTCGATCCGGCAGCATCACCGTCCAGCGCACCGCCATCCGCAGCCGGACAACCGGTGTCACCTCCAGCGTCGCCGTACTGACCGCTGCCGACGTCCTAGCTGGCAGCCCGGCCACCGGTTCGGCGGCCCGCAGCGCAAACGACGACCCGGGGCCGCAGGTAGCTGCGGGCGACATCCTCGTTCCCGTCATCGGCCGGAAGATCAGTGCTCGGGTTGCCACCCCGGCGCAGATCGGAGCCACACTCGGGCCCAGCGTCCAGTTGATCCGCGTCGACACCGACCGCTTCGATCCGTGGTTCGTCGCCGGTGTCATGTCGCGCCCGGACAACGCGCGGATCGCCGGCCGCGCCTCCAGCACCGCCAACGGGGCACTACGCATCGACATCCGGCGTCTCGCCATCCCCGTGGTGCCACTCGACCAACAGCAGGCATACGGCAGGGCGTTCCGCCAGCTCGTGGAGTTCCGCGCCGCTCTGGACCAGGCGGCAGCGGCCGGAGCTGCCCTGGCCAGCGAGATCGGCGACGGCCTGACCACGGGCGCCCTCGGCCTGGCCCCACCATCAGTACCCGCCGCCCGAGCCCGGTGA